A genome region from Hoplias malabaricus isolate fHopMal1 chromosome 8, fHopMal1.hap1, whole genome shotgun sequence includes the following:
- the gpr78a gene encoding G-protein coupled receptor 26, with product MNLWETLLELIIGAIAVAALLSNVLVLLCFMSSAEIRAQVPGIFVLNLSLCNILSATVNMPATALGVAQGGKPFGDAFCWTVSFVDTFLTTNTMLSMAALSIDRWVAVVFPLTYSSKMRYRKAFAMLGYAWLHSLSFSLTPVLLSWTDYSPSYASCTTVHSKLSHTEHTTFIIFTALLHAASFLLSLIVLCLAYLKVLQVARFHCKRIDVVTVQTLLLLVDIHPSVKQRCLLEQKKRRQRATKKICVFIGSFVLCFGPYVITRLAELVPSVKINRHWGVASKCLVYSKAAMDPFVYSLLRQQYRKALIGMTSRILGRNIYSSSGHSSSSDTENECNLPRVN from the exons ATGAACTTGTGGGAGACTCTGTTAGAGCTAATCATTGGTGCGATCGCAGTGGCAGCGCTGCTGTCCAATGTGCTGGTGCTGCTATGCTTCATGTCCAGTGCTGAGATTCGAGCCCAAGTGCCTGGCATCTTCGTGCTCAATCTGTCCCTGTGCAACATCCTCTCAGCCACAGTGAACATGCCAGCCACGGCTCTGGGAGTCGCACAAGGTGGGAAACCATTCGGAGATGCCTTCTGTTGGACTGTAAGCTTTGTGGACACTTTCCTGACCACCAACACCATGCTGAGCATGGCTGCCCTGAGCATCGACCGCTGGGTGGCTGTGGTGTTTCCACTGACCTACTCCAGCAAGATGAGGTACAGGAAGGCGTTTGCTATGTTGGGTTACGCATGGCTTCATTCGCTCAGCTTCTCACTGACCCCAGTGCTGCTCTCCTGGACGGACTACAGTCCCTCATACGCCTCCTGCACCACTGTGCACTCCAAGCTTTCACACACTGAGCACACCACCTTCATCATCTTCACTGCCCTGCTCCACGCAGCATCCTTCCTCCTCTCCCTGATAGTACTCTGCCTCGCCTACCTCAAAGTGCTGCAAGTGGCTCGCTTCCACTGCAAGAGGATTGATGTTGTGACGGTGCAGACCCTCTTACTGCTGGTCGACATTCATCCCAG TGTCAAACAAAGGTGTTTACTGGAGCAGAAGAAACGGAGGCAGAGGGCCACCAAGAAAATCTGTGTATTCATCGGATCGTTCGTCCTCTGCTTTGGTCCTTACGTTATTACAAG ATTGGCAGAACTTGTTCCATCAGTGAAGATCAACCGTCACTGGGGGGTGGCCAGCAAGTGCCTGGTGTACAGCAAAGCAGCCATGGACccttttgtttattctttgctACGACAGCAGTACAGGAAGGCGCTCATCGGAATGACCAGCAGAATTCTGGGGCGCAACATATACTCTTCGTCTGGCCACAGCAGCTCCTCGGATACAGAAAACGAATGCAACCTGCCGAGGGTTAACTAA